The sequence GACACTGGGCCGGGTCGACGACGACTTGATCATCGGCGCGGGCGGCCTGCGCCGCCGGGTTCGGCTGGCGTCCGTTCTGCGCCGGTGCATAGTGGTGGATGCGCAGCTGCGCGGGAGCGAACTGACAGTGCGGTTTCGACCGAATCCGGAGGTGTGGCCGAAGTGAGTGGGGCCCATCCCGACCTCGGTCCGGAACTGCGGCAGTTGGCCCAGACCATCCTGGACCGACTCGACCCGGCGGTGAAACAGGCCGCCGCGCGCGCGGCGGGAACGGGTCCCGGCAGGTGCCAGCAGGCGTGGTGTCCCGTATGCGCCTTGGCGGCGCTGGTCGCCGGTGAGCAGCACCCGCTGCTGACCGTCATCGCCGAGCACAGCGTGGCGTTGTTGGCGGTGGTCAGGGCAATCCTGGAGAACACCCCCGAGGCGGGTCAGGCGCCGGACGAGCCGCCGCCGCAGGAACCGCCACCGGACGGGTCGGACGGCCCCGGCGGCGGACCCAACGGAGCGGGACCCAACGGCGCGGGGCCAGGCCATTATCAGCACATCCCGGTCATCGTCGAGGAGTGACGAGATGACGATCGGTGGTGTGTACCTGTGCTGTGGTCGCATCCACAGCACGTAGGTAAAGTTGTCCCAGAACACCGGCCGGTGTTCGATCACCGGGAGGGCCCATGTGGTATTGGCTGTTCAAGTACATCTTCATGGGACCCTTGCTGTCGTTGTTGGGTCGGCCCAAAGTGCAAGGGCTGGAGAATGTTCCGCAGTCAGGCCCGGCCATCCTCGCCAGTAACCACCTCGCGGTGGCGGACAGCTTCTACCTCCCGCTGGTGGTCAGCCGCCGGATCACGTTCCTGGCCAAGGCCGAGTACTTCACCGGAACCGGTATCAAAGGGTGGTTCACCAGGTGGTTCTACACCGTGGCCGGCCAGGTGCCCATCGACCGGACCGACGCCGACAGCGCCCAGAGCGCGCTGGACACGGCGGCACGCATCCTGAGTGAGGGCAAGCTGCTCGGCATGTACCCCGAGGGCACCCGGTCGCCCGACGGCCGCCTGTACAAAGGCAAGACGGGGCTCGCGCGGTTGGCCCTGCAGACCGGTGTTCCGGTGATCCCGGTGGCGATGATCGGCACCGACGTCGTCAACCCGCCGGGGACCAAGATGTGGCGGTTCGGCCGCGTCCAGGTCAAGTTCGGCAAGCCGATGGACTTCAGCCGGTTCGAGGGCATGGCCGGTAACCGGTTCATCGAGCGCGCCGTGATCGACGAGGTGATGTACGAGCTCATGCGCCTGTCCGGGCAGGAATACGTCGACCTCTACGCCGCCGACGTCAAAGAAGGCAAGGCGGACGAAAACGCCAAACCCTCGGCGCGGATGCCGGAAGTAGCCGCCGGCTAGTTCACCGCGGGCACCGGCGGGGTGGCCTGCTCCGCGAGCACCGAACCGCGCGGTTGGCGGTGCGCGGAGACCGTGCCCGCCGCGACGATCACCGCGATCGCCCACCACACATAGGAACCGCCGGCGAGCTGGCGCCACAGCGGGGCCGCGGTCTCGTGGTGTTCGGGCATCAGCGGGATCGGCGTCCACACCATCAGGGCCAGCCCGGCCAGGGCGACCACGGCCAGGGCGGCGTGCCGCCGACGATAGGCCACCACGCCGGTCACCAACACGGTCGGCAGGGCCCACACCCAGTGGTGCGACCACGACACCGGCGACACCACCAGGCCGAACATCGCCACGCAGATCACCGCGAGCACCGGCTCGGCTTTGAGCACCCGTCGCGCCGCCCACACCGTCAGCGCCAACACCGCGAAGCACGCCAAGGTCCACAGCACGAACCGGACGCCCTCGCCCAACCCCAGCCGGGCCAGCGCACCCGCGATGTTCTGATTCGTGTTCAGCGTCGCGGTGCCGATGCGGTCGGTGTTGCGCACGGTCTCGGTCCAGTACTCGATCGAGTCGCGCCAGGCGAACGCGAAGCCGACGAGCGTGGCGGCGACGGCGGTGGCGGCGCTGACGAGCAACGCCCGGGTGTCGCGGCGCAGCAGGAAGTACAGCAGGAACACCGCGGGGGTGAGCTTGAGCGCGATCGCCAAGCCGAGCAGCATGCCTCGCGGCCACGGGGTCTTGCGGGGCACACAGTCGGCGATCACCAACGTCATCAGCACCACGTTGATCTGGCCGAAGTCGAAATTCGACCGGATCGGCTCGAGGTAGATCACCGCGGGCGCCACCACCGCCGCCGCCAACCACGCCCGGCGCAGCCACGCCGGCTCGGCGCTCACCGAACTCCGCGGCCATACGTTGAGGCCGGTCAGCACGATCGTCGTCGCGACGATCAGCAGGGCCAGCGTGGTAATCGTGATCGCGACGCCGGCCAGCTCGAGCGACAGCAGGGCGAACGGAGAGAACACGATCGCGGCCAGCGGGGGATAGGTGAACGGCAGGTCCAGCCCGCCCCGGGTGTGGAACATCGCGCCATCGGCGTACAACGCCCGGCCGTCCAGCCAGGCCTGTCCGCCCATCCGGTACACGTCGACGTCGATGCGGTAGGGCATCCCGCCCAGCAGCCGCCAGCCTGCCCACCCCAAGGCCGCCACGGTGAGCAGCTGAAAAAGCCTCCAGGTGAGCGTTGGCCCCCAACCAGCCCCGCCGGGCGACCGCCGAATCCTCATGTTGTCGCCCAGACTATCGGGGCACACCGGCGAGTCGGCTGGTATCCCGGCCGTGTCACCGGCAGGTCGGCGTAAGTTCTCTGCGTGCCCGCGAGCCTGAACTTCGACTTCGCCATCCCGCCCGGGCGGATGCCGCTGACGTTCTGCCTGCTCGCCTTCATCGTGACGTTCTTCGTCACCCGCACGATCGTGCGGTACATCCGCAGCCATGCGGACAGCGACGCGCCACGCAAGTGGTGGCAGCCGCGCAACATCGGCACGGGTGGGCTGCACATCCACCACGTGGTCATCGGCGTGATCCTGGTCATGTTCTCCGGGGTGACGATGGTGACTTTGGCGGTTGACGGGGGAGTACCCGAATTCACGGCGGCGGCAATCATTTTCGGAATCGGCGCTGCGCTGGTGCTCGACGAGTTCGCGTTGATCCTGCATTTGGAGGATGTGTACTGGAGCGAGGACGGCCGGACGTCGGTGGATGCGGTGTTCGCCGCGGTGGCGGTGGCCGGCCTGCTGATCCTGGGTTTCAACCCGTTGTCGTTCTTCGACATCGGGATCTGGCGCGAGAACCACTCGTTCGCCGCGCGGGCCAGCGTCGTCGCGATCGCGGTGCTCACCCTGCTGCTGGCCGTGGTCGTGCTGCTCAAGGGCAAGGTGTGGACCGGCCTGATCGGCATGTTCGTCACGCCCCTGCTGGTCGTGGGTGCCATCCGGTTGTCGCGCCCGCATGCGCCGTGGGCACGCTGGCGCTACACCAACCGGCCCCACAAGATGCATCGCGCGCTGGAGCGGGAAAGGTGGCTGCGGCGACCCGTGGTGCAGGCCAAACTGTGGCTGCAGGACGCCATCGCCGGGATGCCGAGATTTCCCGACGATGCCAAGGTCAACGAACAACTCGATCGCGAAATCCGTGCCGCACCGGCACCGTCTTCGCGGGCCGGAGCCGACCAACTCGACAAGGAACCTGCCTAGTGCGCTATTTCTACGACACCGAGTTCATCGACGATGGCAGGACCATCGAGCTGATCTCGATCGGTGTCGTGGCCGAGGACGGGCGTGAGTACTACGCCGTCTCAACTGAATTCGATGAGGCACGCGCGGGCAGTTGGGTCCGCAAGCATGTGCTGCCCAAGCTGCCGTCGCCGTCGTCCGCGGTATGGCGGTCACGACGGCAGATCCGCTCCGATCTGGAGGACTTCTTCGGCCTCGACGGTGACGAACCGATCGAGCTGTGGGCCTGGGTCGGGGCCTACGACCATGTGGTGTTGTGCCAGCTGTGGGGCCCGATGACCGAGCTGCCGCCGACGATGCCGCGGTTCACCCGCGAACTGCGCCAGTTGTGGGAGGACCGGGGTTCGCCGCCGCTGCCGCCGCGGGCGGGCGACGCCCACGACGCCCTGGTCGACGCGCGAGACAACCTGCTGCGGTTCCGGGTGATCACCGAGGGCCCGGGGAGCCGGTAATGACCCGCTCAACGGTAGAAGCACCGACTTCGCGGCTCGCTACCATGAACTGGTGAACTGGACCGTCGACATCCCCATCGACCAGCTGCCTGTGCTGCCGCCGCTCCCCGATGACCTGCGGCGACGGCTGGACGCCGCGCTGGCCAAGCCGGCGGTGCAGCAACCCAGCTGGGACCCGGACCAGGCCAAGACCATGCGCACGGTGTTGGAGAGCGTCCCGCCGGTGACGGTGCCCGCCGAGGTCGAGCGGCTCAAGGGCCTGCTCGCCGACGTGGCCCGCGGCGAGGCGTTCCTGCTGCAGGGCGGCGACTGCGCCGAGACCTTCGTGAACAACACCGAGCCGCACATCCGGGCCAACATCCGCACGCTGCTGCAGATGGCGGTGGTGTTGACCTACGGCGCCAGCGTTCCGGTGGTCAAGATGGCCCGGATCGCGGGGCAGTACGCCAAGCCGCGGTCCTCCGATATCGACGCGCTCGGGTTGAAGTCCTACCGCGGCGACATGGTCAACGGCTTCGCGCCGGAGGCCGCCGCCCGCGAGCACGACCCGTCGCGGCTGGTGCGCGCCTACGCCAACGCCAGCGCCGCGATGAACCTGGTGCGGGCGCTGACCTCGTCGGGGTTGGCCTCGCTGCACCAGGTGCACGACTGGAACCGCGAGTTCGTCCGCACCTCGCCGGCGGGCGCCCGCTACGAGGCCCTGGCGGGCGAGATCGATCGCGGGCTGACGTTCATGAGCGCGTGCGGTGTGGACGACCGTAACCTGCAGACCGCCGAGATCTATGCCAGCCACGAGGCGCTGGTGCTGGATTACGAGCGCGCGATGCTTCGGTTGTCCACCGAGGACGCCGAGGGCACGGTCGGGGAGCATTCCCCCAAGCTCTACGACCTGTCGGCGCACTACCTGTGGATCGGGGAGCGGACCCGCCAGCTCGACGGTGCGCACATCGCGTTCGCCGAGGTCATCGCCAATCCGGTCGGCGTCAAGATCGGCCCGACGATGACGCCGGAACTGGCCGTCGAGTACGTCGAGCGCCTCGACCCGAACAACGTGCCCGGCCGGTTGACGTTGGTGACCCGGATGGGCAACAACAAGGTCCGGGACGTCCTGCCGCCGATCATCGAGAAGGTGCAGGCCACCGGCCACCAGGTGATCTGGCAGTGCGACCCGATGCACGGCAACACCCACGAGTCGTCCAACGGGTACAAGACCCGCCACTTCGACCGCATCGTCGACGAGGTGCAGGGATTCTTCGAGGTGCACCGCGCGCTGGGCACCCATCCCGGCGGCATCCACGTCGAGATCACCGGCGAGAACGTGACCGAGTGCCTTGGTGGGGCGCAAGACATCTCCGACACCGACCTGGCGGGCCGCTACGAGACCGCCTGCGACCCCCGGCTCAACACGCAGCAGAGCCTGGAGTTGGCGTTCCTGGTCGCCGAGATGCTGCGCGACTAGGACACGCGTCAGAGAAGTACCGAGATATTGGTGCCCAGCGTCCACGCCGCAGCCGCGGTCAGGCCGGTGAGCGTCAACACCGTGAGCAGCCAGAACCACCCGGCTCGCTTGGCGCGCTGCCGGGCCCAGTAGAACTCGTCGAGGTCGATACCGGCGAATTGCCCTGTGACAGGCCGATATTCGGGCTCCACGGGCATCAGGTCGTCGCGGGTGAACTCGCGGGTGCGCTGCCGCGGTGCAGGCGCGCCCGGCGTGGGTGGCCCGGCGGTGACCTCGGTGGCCGCGAACCGGCTGTGGTGCAGCGCCGCCGACGCGTGCTGGGCCGAGTTGCGCGGCGCCGGCACCCGGAACGGCGGCAGCCCGAGTTCGTCGACGACGGCCGCAAGTTCGTCGGCCATATCTCCGGCGTCCGCGTATCGCTGCGCCGGCTCGCGGGCGGTGGCGTGCAGGACCAGCTCGTCGAATTGTGTTGGCACACCCGCGATCACGGTGCTGGGTGCGGGAACGTCGTTGTCCATCCGCTGATATGCCACGGCCAGGGCGCTGTCACCGGTGAACGGGGTGACGCCGGTGAGCAGCTCATAGAGCAGGACGCCGACGGCGTACACATCGCTGCGTGGTCCCGCATTGCCGGTGGCGACCTGTTCCGGCGACAGGTACGCCGCCGTCCCCAGGATCACGCTCGTCGAGGTGATCTTGGCTTCGGCCACCGCCCGCACCAGGCCGAAGTCGGCGATCTTGACATCGCCGTCATCAGAGATCAGCACGTTCTCGGGTTTGATGTCGCGGTGGACCAGCCCGGCCCGGTGGGCGACGGCCAAGCCGCCGAGCACCGGCGCCAGCACCGCCGCCGCGGCGTGCGGCGGCATCGGGCCGCGCTCGCGCAGCAGTTCCCGCAACGTGCCGCCCTCGACGAGCTCCATGACCAGAAACGGTTGCTGACCGTCGAGGCCTTGGTCGTACACGGCCACCAGGCCAGGGTCGCTGAGCCGCGCCACCGCACGCGCCTCACGCTGGAAGCGGGTGAGGAACTGGGCGTCGCCGGCGTAGCGGGAGTCCATGATCTTCACCGCGACGGGCCGGTCGAGGCGCAGATCCAGGCCGCGGTAGACCGCCGACATGCCTCCGGTGGCGATGATCGTGTCGACCCGGTACCGACCGTCCAGCACGGTCCCGGCGAGGGGATCCACCTGCGGGTTGGCTTCCACCGAAGACATGTTAACGAGATGGCGCAGGAGACCTAGACTCGATGCGGTGAGCACCATTCCGGCTGCCGAAGATGTTCTCGATCCCGACGAAGCCGTATATGACCTGCCCGAGGTCGCCGATCTGCTCGGGATACCGGTGTCCAAAGTGCACCAGCACCTCAAGGAGGGCCACCTGATCGGCGTGCGGCGCAACGGCAAGGTGGTCGTGCCGAAGATCTTCTTCGACCACACCGGCCATGTGGTCAAGTGCCTGAGCGGGCTGATCGTCGTGCTGCAGGACGGCGGATATCACGAGACCGAGATCATGCGCTGGCTGTTCACTGCCGACCCGTCGCTGACCATCCGCCGTGACGGCAGCACCGAGAACCAGCTCAACGCTCGGCCGGTTGACGCGCTTCATTCTCACCAGGCCCGTGAGGTGGTTCGCCGGGCCCAGGCGATGGCGTACTGACCGCCCGCCGTCGCGGCCGGTCGGGCGTGCGATAGAGCACGTACCACGCCACCGCGGCGCAAGCGGTGGCCAGCAGGACGTGTGTCCACGAGTACATTCCGTGCGCCCCGTCGGGCTTCCAGACCACGGTGATCCACGTCGACAACCCCGCGATGACCGCGATCGCCTGGCGGCTCTGAGCCAGCGCCGCCACCACCGCCAACGGCCAGGTGTAGTACCAGGGCAACGCCGCGGGCACGAACAACACCACGACGACCATCACCCAGGCGATGCCGAGCAGGGCCTCCCGGTCGGTATGGCGAAAACGCCACCACAACAACGGAAGTGAGACGGCGATGATCGCGATACCGATGATCCTGGTGATGTCGAGCACGGCGTAGAAGTTCACCGGGACGACCAGGCTGCCGATGACGTTGATGAGATTGGCCGCCGCGGTCGGGACGGTCAGCCAGTTGATGATCTTCACCGAGCCCGCGAGGGCGGTCAGCCAGCCCAGCCCGACCCCGGCGATCAGCGACACGATCGCGAACACCGCGACGAAGACCACCGCGGACGCCACCGTGGCCACGATGAAGGCCTTGAGCGCGCCGTAGCCGCGCCTGGACTGAAGGTCACGCGCCCATACCCACACCATGAACGGCAGAGCCAGGCCCGCGGTGGCTTTCACCGCGACCGCAGCGGCGATCAGGCTGACCCCCCAGCCGTGGTGGCCCTTCAGCGACAACGCGATGCCTGCCATCATCAGTCCGACCATCAGCATCTCGTTGTGCACGCCGCCCATCAGGTGGATGATCACCAGCGGGTTGAGTACGCAGATCCACAGCGCGGTCGGGCCGTCGGCGCCGACATGACGGGCCACCCGCGGCGCCGCCCAGATCAGCAGCGCCAGACCGGGCAGCATGCACAGCCGCAGCAGCATCGTGCCCGCGACGATGTCTTCGCCGACCAGCTGCGTGACGAACTTGGCGATCAGGATGAAGCCGGGCCCGTACGGCGCCGTCGTCGTCGTCCAGATCGGGCTCACGTTGTCCAGCAACGAATTCGGGTTGTCGACGGGGCCGACCGCATAGGGATCGAGCCCGTCCCGCAGCAGCGCACCCTGGGCCAGGTACGAATAGGTGTCCCTGCTGAACAGGGGAACGCTCAACAGCAGCGGCGCCAGCCAGAACCCCGTCGTGGCGATCATCGTGTATTCGGTTGTGGTGCGCCCGATCACGCGGCGGCCCAGCCACAGCCACGCCGCCAGCATCAATGCCACGCCGCCCCACAACAGCACCGACGACAGCACCAGCCCGTGCCCGAAGCGCAGCCACGACAGGTGAAGCGATTCCAGCAGCGGATCGTGCAGCCGGGTGCTGCCTGCGCCGAGCCCGCCCGCCGCGATCATCACCGCGCCCACAAAGCCCAACCGTGCCGACTGGGCCTGCGGTGACGTCGCGAACGAAACCAGTCGGGAAATGTGTTGTGCGACCCCGCTTCTGGGCGGGTGTGTCGATGTCGGAGTTGTCATGACCTTCTATGCGGACCGGTTCGCGGCCAATCTGGTGAGCTCGGACAGACCGGCTTTGGCGTGTTCGTCGATCGGTGCGGTGTCCAGGATCTCCAAAGCCCGTTGGGTGAGCTCGTCGATCCGGTGCTCGACGGCGGCCAGCGCACCCACCGACTCAATCGTCTGGCACAGCTCTTTGACCTCGACGTCGGACAGTTCGGTGCCGATCGCGGCCCGCAACTGTGCGGCCGCGGCCGGATCGTTCTTCTCGGCCAACTCGATCGCCTCGGCCAACAGCACGGTGCGCTTGCCCGACCGCAGATCGTCACCCGAGGGTTTCCCGGTGACTGCCGGATCGCCGAAGATGCCGAGGACGTCGTCGCGCAGCTGGAACGCGACACCGAGGTTGGTGCCCATCTCGTGAAAGGCCGCGAGGACCTCGGGCCGGTCGGCGGCCGCGGCCACGCCGAGCTGCAGCGGCCGCGAAATCGTGTAGGAGGCGGTCTTGTACAGGTTGACCGTCATCGCCGACTCCACCGTGTCGGCGCCGCTGGCCTCGGTGACGATGTCGAGGTACTGGCCGACGAGCACCTCCGACCGGATCGCGGCCCACACCTGGCGCACCCGTCGCTGCGCATCGGCAGGCAGGTCCACCGTTGCGACGATGTCGTCGGCCCACACCAGCGCGAGGTCGCCGAGCAGGATGGCCGCCGACATCCCGAACTGCTCAGCGGAGCCGTGCCAGCCGGCGTTGCGGTGCCGGTCGGCGAACATCCGATGCACCGTGGGCTGGCCGCGGCGCGTCGCCGAGGCGTCGATGACGTCGTCGTGCACCAGCGCGCAGGCGTGCAGCAGTTCGAGCGCGGAGAACAATCGCAGCACCCGCGGGTCGAGCGGGTCGTCGCGGCGATCGGCGACCGCACGCCAGCCCCAGTAGGCGAAGGCGGGCCGCAGCCGCTTACCGCCGCGCAGCACGAATTCCTCCAGGGCGGCGGTCAGTTCGCCGTAGGCGGCGCCCATGTAGGCGCCGTCCTCGGCGCGTTCGGCCAGCACCTGCCGCAGCTGCTCGGTGACGGCGCCGGCTAACTGCGCGGCCGACGGTGCCGCTGTGTGCACGCTCAGAGGGCGCCCCTTTCTCCGTGCGCTGGACCGGCCCGAATGCATTCAGAGTAGAGCCTGCCGTCCGGCAATGAGCAACTCAGGCGCGGCCACGCGGTGGCTACTGCCGGCGTTCGCCGACGCGGGGGGACTGGTCGCGGTTCATGTAGGCCAGCGCGCCGATGATGCCCGCCACCAGCAACGATCCCAAGCCAAGCCAGATCGCGGCGCCCGTGAACGAGCGGGCACTGGGATCGGTGTAGCGCGCCTGGGCGTTCATCGTGCTGACCACGCCCGGGCGCAGTTTCCACTCGACGATCTCGGTGGAGACCTGCTCACCGTTGGTCGAGGTCACCTCGCCGGGAAACGACACGGACAACGACACGTCGGCTTCCGGATCGTTGAGCGAGGTGAGGTCGGCGCGGCCCTCGAGGATCACCAGATCGCCGGCGCGGCGCAACGAGATGTCGACACCGGCGGCGTCGCGGTTCATGTTGGCCAGTTGCGGCACCTCGGCGAACGTCAGGTCGGAGAACACCGCCCGCGAGCCCACGTAGTCGTCGCGCTCGTACTCCGAGACCGCCACCTTGTTGGCGAACGGCAGGTTGTTGAGCAACTGCGGGCCCTTGTCGTCGGCGTTGCGGGGCTTGGCCGCCGCGACGATCTGCCCGGACACCCGGTCGTCGGGGGAGACGGTGAGCGAGGTCCGGACCCGGACACATCCGACCGCTGTCGGCAACACCACGAGCAACAACATGACGACGGCGAGCAGCCGGGTTCTGCTGTCGCGGGTCAGGAGGGCCGGCACGTGGTCATCGTGCCAGACGGGCCGGGCGGCCGAAGCGTGTCGCCGCATCGCGGCGATCACAACGGTAGTGACCGGCCGAGGATCGCGAATGCCCGCGGATCCCCCGCGAAGTGGTAACCCCGGATGACGTCGGTGAAGCCCAGCCGGCGGTAGAGCCGCCAGGCGCGGTTCGCCTCGCCGTTGATCTCGGGTGTGGACAACAGCACGTGAGACTCGTCGCGGCCGGCCAGCAGCCGGCGCGCCAACGCCTCACCGAGACCGCGGCCTTGGGCGCGCGGGTGGATGTGCAGCTCGGTGAGCTCGAAGTAGCTCGTCATCAGCTCGGAGATCCGTGAGCGGTCCGCCCCCACCCGGTGCAGACCGGCCACGACCTGCTGCTGCCACCACTGGTCGGGGGCGCCGCAGTAGCCGTACGCGATGCCCAGCATCGGCGCCGACGCCAGCACGGCGGTGTCCGGCGCCGTTCCGCGTCCGGCGTTCTGGTCAGGGACTTCGACCGCGGCAACGGCCTTCCAGCCCTGCCTGCGGGTGTGCTCAAGCCACATCGACGCGCGCTGCGCCTCTGTGCCCCGCGGATACCGCATCGCGTCGACGTACACGGCAAGCGCGTCACCGAGCCGGCGTTGCATATCGCTCGGCGACAGATCGATGAGAAATGTCGCCAACTGGTCTCGCCCTCTCCGAGGTTCGTGCGGTGTGGTCCCATTCCATTATTCGGTGAACACGCCGCTGACTCCCAGCGGCGGTGCCCGTCATACAATCGAGCATCCAACTAGGTGGTACGGCTCAGACTGACCTCGTATCATGACTGTTAGGTGCCCGTTGAGGCGGGTGCGCACGTTAAATGTGAGATGGCCGGGTCGGCCCGGGTTGCGAGGGAGGGACGAATGCCACTCTCCGATCATGAGCAGCGCATGCTCGACCAGATCGAGAGCGCGCTCTACGCCGAGGACCCCAAGTTCGCGTCGAGCGTTCGTGGTGGGACTCTGCGAGCTCCCTCGGCGCGGCGCCGGCTGCAGGGCGCTGCGCTCTTCGTGGTCGGGCTGGCACTGCTGGTCTCGGGCGTCGCGTTTCCCGCCACGCAGATCAGCGGGTTTCCGATTCTCTCCGTTCTCGGCTTCGTGGTGATGTTCGGCGGCGTGGTGTTCGCCATCACCGGCCCGCGCATCGTCGGAGGCCGAGACCGCGCTCCCGAGGTGGGCGCACAACGCCAGAAGCGGGTCAGGGGTTCGGGCGGGTCGTTCACCAGCCGGATGGAAGACCGCTTCCGTCGCCGGTTCGACGAATAGACCGTTCACCGATCGAGTCAAGGGGTGGCCCGTAGGGGCCGCCCCTTTTTTATTGCTTGCCGAGCTTCCCCACTTCCCCCCACGCCAGTGAGCTGGGGTTTTGTGGTCCGCATCGCATCGGCTTCGGAGCCCGGGTGGCGCTTGGTGGGGACACCACGACATTGTGACGGAGCTTTGGGGGCAAAGTGGGGGATTGTGGGGTAAAGTGGCGGACAGCGGAGCGACCGGGGTTCCGTTGATCGGCAGGAGGTTGGCGAGATGTTTCTCGGCACCTACACGCCGAAGCTCGACGACAAGGGGCGGCTCACGCTGCCCGCCAAATTCCGCGACGCGCTGGCAGGAGGGTTGATGGTCACCAAGAGCCAAGATCACAGCCTTGCCGTCTATCCGCGCGCCGAGTTCGAGAAACTGGCACGACGAGCGTCGCAGGCAACGCGGAGCAACCCGGAAGCCCGTGCGTTCCTGCGAAACCTCGCCGCGGCCACCGACGAACAGCACCCCGACGCACAAGGCCGAATCACGCTGTCGGCCGACCACCGTCGCTACGCGAACCTGTCCAAGGAATGCGTGGTGATCGGGGCGGTCGACTACCTGGAGATCTGGGATTCAGCGGCATGGCAGGAGTACCAGCAGACCCACGAAGAGAACTTCTCAGCGGCCACCGATGAAGCTCTGCACGACATCATCTGACTCGGTGGCCGACCGGCTCGGTGCCCCTGCACCGCGGCCTCTGCCCGAACCGGCCCTGGCGTACTTCCCCAACGCCAGGTCCGTGCTCTCGGACAGGGACCCCGATGCAGCGGGCACGCGGCCGGCCGGACGCGACGACTCGGGGGCACATGCGAGAGGTGTTGCGATGGTCCGGGATCCTCACGGACACGTGCCGGTCCTGCTCGACCGCTGCGTCGAGCTCCTCAAGCCGGCGCTGACCCGGCACAGCGCCGACGGCACCGGAGCGGTGCTGGTCGACGCCACCCTGGGCGCCGGCGGACATGCCGAGCGGTTCCTCTCCGAACTTCCCGGTCTGCGGCTGATCGGGCTGGATCGCGACCCCGACGCCCTGTGGATCGCAGGGGAGCGGCTGGCCCCGTTCGGCGATCGGGTGATGCTGGTCCGCACCCGCTACGACGGCATCGAGGGGGTGCTCACCGAAACCGGGTACTGGGCAAGCAAAGTCGACGGCATCCTGTTCGACCTCGGCGTGTCCTCGATGCAACTCGACCGCACCGAGCGCGGGTTCTCCTATTCGGCGGACGCGCCGCTGGACATGCGGATGGATCCGGACGCGACGCTGACCGCCGCCGAGGTCGTCAACACCTTCGACGAGAAGTCGCTGACCCGAGTGCTGCGCGAGTTCGGTGAGGAGCGTTTCGCCAATCGCATTGCCGCGCAGATCATCCGCCGTCGCGCCCGTCGACCGTTCGCCACCACCGGCGATCTGGTCGAACTGCTGTATGAGGCGATCCCCGCGCCGGCCAGGCGCACCGGCGGGCATCCGG comes from Mycolicibacterium pulveris and encodes:
- a CDS encoding lysophospholipid acyltransferase family protein, which produces MWYWLFKYIFMGPLLSLLGRPKVQGLENVPQSGPAILASNHLAVADSFYLPLVVSRRITFLAKAEYFTGTGIKGWFTRWFYTVAGQVPIDRTDADSAQSALDTAARILSEGKLLGMYPEGTRSPDGRLYKGKTGLARLALQTGVPVIPVAMIGTDVVNPPGTKMWRFGRVQVKFGKPMDFSRFEGMAGNRFIERAVIDEVMYELMRLSGQEYVDLYAADVKEGKADENAKPSARMPEVAAG
- a CDS encoding protein kinase domain-containing protein, yielding MSSVEANPQVDPLAGTVLDGRYRVDTIIATGGMSAVYRGLDLRLDRPVAVKIMDSRYAGDAQFLTRFQREARAVARLSDPGLVAVYDQGLDGQQPFLVMELVEGGTLRELLRERGPMPPHAAAAVLAPVLGGLAVAHRAGLVHRDIKPENVLISDDGDVKIADFGLVRAVAEAKITSTSVILGTAAYLSPEQVATGNAGPRSDVYAVGVLLYELLTGVTPFTGDSALAVAYQRMDNDVPAPSTVIAGVPTQFDELVLHATAREPAQRYADAGDMADELAAVVDELGLPPFRVPAPRNSAQHASAALHHSRFAATEVTAGPPTPGAPAPRQRTREFTRDDLMPVEPEYRPVTGQFAGIDLDEFYWARQRAKRAGWFWLLTVLTLTGLTAAAAWTLGTNISVLL
- a CDS encoding glycosyltransferase 87 family protein — encoded protein: MRIRRSPGGAGWGPTLTWRLFQLLTVAALGWAGWRLLGGMPYRIDVDVYRMGGQAWLDGRALYADGAMFHTRGGLDLPFTYPPLAAIVFSPFALLSLELAGVAITITTLALLIVATTIVLTGLNVWPRSSVSAEPAWLRRAWLAAAVVAPAVIYLEPIRSNFDFGQINVVLMTLVIADCVPRKTPWPRGMLLGLAIALKLTPAVFLLYFLLRRDTRALLVSAATAVAATLVGFAFAWRDSIEYWTETVRNTDRIGTATLNTNQNIAGALARLGLGEGVRFVLWTLACFAVLALTVWAARRVLKAEPVLAVICVAMFGLVVSPVSWSHHWVWALPTVLVTGVVAYRRRHAALAVVALAGLALMVWTPIPLMPEHHETAAPLWRQLAGGSYVWWAIAVIVAAGTVSAHRQPRGSVLAEQATPPVPAVN
- a CDS encoding helix-turn-helix domain-containing protein; this translates as MSTIPAAEDVLDPDEAVYDLPEVADLLGIPVSKVHQHLKEGHLIGVRRNGKVVVPKIFFDHTGHVVKCLSGLIVVLQDGGYHETEIMRWLFTADPSLTIRRDGSTENQLNARPVDALHSHQAREVVRRAQAMAY
- a CDS encoding polyadenylate-specific 3'-exoribonuclease AS, which encodes MRYFYDTEFIDDGRTIELISIGVVAEDGREYYAVSTEFDEARAGSWVRKHVLPKLPSPSSAVWRSRRQIRSDLEDFFGLDGDEPIELWAWVGAYDHVVLCQLWGPMTELPPTMPRFTRELRQLWEDRGSPPLPPRAGDAHDALVDARDNLLRFRVITEGPGSR
- a CDS encoding class II 3-deoxy-7-phosphoheptulonate synthase, which encodes MNWTVDIPIDQLPVLPPLPDDLRRRLDAALAKPAVQQPSWDPDQAKTMRTVLESVPPVTVPAEVERLKGLLADVARGEAFLLQGGDCAETFVNNTEPHIRANIRTLLQMAVVLTYGASVPVVKMARIAGQYAKPRSSDIDALGLKSYRGDMVNGFAPEAAAREHDPSRLVRAYANASAAMNLVRALTSSGLASLHQVHDWNREFVRTSPAGARYEALAGEIDRGLTFMSACGVDDRNLQTAEIYASHEALVLDYERAMLRLSTEDAEGTVGEHSPKLYDLSAHYLWIGERTRQLDGAHIAFAEVIANPVGVKIGPTMTPELAVEYVERLDPNNVPGRLTLVTRMGNNKVRDVLPPIIEKVQATGHQVIWQCDPMHGNTHESSNGYKTRHFDRIVDEVQGFFEVHRALGTHPGGIHVEITGENVTECLGGAQDISDTDLAGRYETACDPRLNTQQSLELAFLVAEMLRD